A stretch of Brevinematia bacterium DNA encodes these proteins:
- the nhaA gene encoding Na+/H+ antiporter NhaA — protein MAKTKIKKGYVKSLFSISHFLKNEKVGGVIVLAFAIIGVILANSPLKDIYFKVIETKISIHVGEFQISKSLLHWINDGLMVLFFLMVGMEIKREMLVGELASVKKAILPSIAALGGVLMPVFIYSLLNFGKDSFRGWGIPMATDIAFTVAVMMMLGKLISHASKVNITALAIVDDIMALVVIALFYSTGVKLEYILLAFGVVILILLFNKLGIRPTILYVITGFVLWMLLSKSGIHPTIAGVLLAFAIPSNASNKNLPKEIRVISESLEKISRNIEKGKLLGETKPDFQETKAKLKSIEPPLQRFETSLATWVAFFVLPIFALANSGVCFGNFTWSDLTHPVLLGVAIGLMLGKSTGIFTFSYFSVKLGIAEVSEKVSWKEFYGVSWLAGIGFTMALFIAHLSFSTFPHYLDLAKVGIYVGSIGSTVVGIVLLILFKGRSKQTLPQPPSTLSP, from the coding sequence ATGGCTAAAACAAAGATAAAAAAAGGTTATGTAAAAAGTCTCTTTTCAATCTCACACTTCCTCAAAAACGAAAAAGTAGGAGGTGTAATAGTTCTTGCTTTTGCCATAATTGGGGTAATTTTAGCAAACTCTCCGCTGAAAGATATCTACTTCAAAGTAATTGAGACAAAGATATCCATACACGTTGGGGAATTTCAAATTTCCAAATCACTACTGCACTGGATAAATGACGGACTTATGGTTCTGTTCTTCCTAATGGTTGGTATGGAAATAAAAAGAGAGATGCTAGTTGGTGAGCTTGCTTCCGTAAAGAAAGCTATCTTGCCATCAATTGCTGCGTTAGGGGGAGTATTGATGCCTGTGTTTATATACTCTCTGCTCAACTTTGGTAAAGATAGCTTCAGAGGATGGGGAATACCAATGGCCACAGATATAGCTTTCACTGTCGCAGTGATGATGATGCTTGGAAAACTGATTTCTCATGCATCAAAGGTAAACATTACTGCACTAGCAATAGTTGATGACATAATGGCTTTGGTAGTAATAGCACTATTCTACTCAACTGGAGTAAAACTTGAGTACATCCTATTAGCATTCGGTGTAGTAATTCTTATACTTCTGTTTAACAAACTCGGAATCAGACCAACGATTCTATATGTTATAACGGGCTTTGTGCTCTGGATGCTACTCTCAAAGTCAGGAATACACCCGACGATTGCTGGAGTTCTACTAGCCTTTGCTATACCTTCAAATGCCAGTAATAAGAATTTACCAAAGGAGATAAGAGTTATATCAGAGTCTCTTGAGAAAATATCTAGAAACATTGAAAAAGGAAAACTCCTGGGAGAAACAAAACCCGACTTCCAGGAAACGAAAGCAAAACTTAAAAGTATAGAACCGCCCCTACAGAGGTTTGAAACTTCACTTGCTACATGGGTTGCCTTTTTCGTGCTACCTATCTTTGCCCTAGCAAATTCCGGTGTATGCTTTGGAAACTTCACATGGAGTGATCTAACTCATCCTGTCCTACTGGGAGTTGCTATAGGGCTAATGCTTGGCAAATCCACCGGAATATTCACTTTCTCATATTTTTCAGTAAAACTTGGAATAGCAGAAGTGTCGGAAAAAGTTTCATGGAAGGAGTTTTACGGAGTTTCCTGGCTTGCAGGAATAGGGTTTACAATGGCTCTATTCATAGCTCACCTTTCCTTCAGCACCTTTCCACACTACCTTGACTTAGCAAAGGTTGGCATATACGTAGGCAGTATAGGTTCAACAGTGGTAGGAATTGTGCTATTGATACTCTTTAAAGGTAGAAGTAAACAAACTTTACCGCAACCCCCTTCTACTCTATCTCCTTAA
- a CDS encoding N-acetyltransferase, giving the protein MVVIREATPGDVDSIYELIKPFVDKGELLHRSKDDILDHIRNFIIADIEGDVVGSMAMKFYSEEVVEFRTLAVKQELQKRGIGRMLVERGLEMAKAMGVKKVFVLTRSEEFFRKLGFREVSKEIFPEKVWSDCLVCPKLNHCDETAMIKEIE; this is encoded by the coding sequence GTGGTAGTGATAAGGGAGGCTACACCTGGTGATGTTGACAGTATATATGAGCTGATAAAACCCTTCGTTGACAAAGGAGAGCTTTTGCATAGGAGTAAAGATGATATTTTGGATCATATAAGGAATTTCATTATAGCTGATATAGAGGGAGATGTTGTTGGGAGTATGGCTATGAAGTTTTATAGCGAAGAAGTTGTTGAATTTAGAACACTAGCGGTGAAGCAGGAGTTGCAGAAAAGAGGGATAGGAAGAATGCTAGTAGAGAGGGGTTTGGAGATGGCTAAGGCTATGGGGGTAAAGAAAGTTTTTGTGCTTACAAGAAGTGAGGAATTTTTCAGGAAGTTAGGTTTTAGAGAGGTTAGTAAGGAAATTTTTCCAGAAAAGGTTTGGTCTGATTGTCTTGTATGTCCTAAGCTAAATCACTGTGATGAAACCGCTATGATTAAGGAGATAGAGTAG
- a CDS encoding glycine--tRNA ligase subunit alpha produces the protein MYFQDVLMELKRFWAEKGCIIREGWDLEVGAGTFNPDTFLRVIGKKPWNVAYVEPCRRPTDGRYGQNPNRLGFYYQFQVIMKPSPINIQEMYLESLERLGIDTKEHDIRFVHDDWESPTLGAWGLGWEVWLDGMEITQFTYFQAVGGIELDPVPVEITYGSERIAMYLQDVSNVFDLKWNEEIKYGDLQRMFEYEYSVYNFELAEVGMYFELFNNYEKEARRLIERRLVFPAYDLTIKCSHIFNILDARNAISVTERANYISRVRELASMCARIWKQMQEESEEV, from the coding sequence GGAAGGATGGGATCTTGAAGTAGGAGCTGGAACTTTCAATCCTGATACCTTTTTGCGGGTAATAGGTAAAAAACCCTGGAATGTAGCTTATGTTGAACCTTGCAGAAGACCTACTGACGGTAGATATGGACAGAATCCTAACAGGCTAGGGTTTTACTATCAGTTTCAGGTGATTATGAAACCGTCGCCAATAAATATTCAGGAAATGTATTTAGAGAGTCTTGAAAGGCTAGGAATAGATACTAAGGAACATGATATAAGGTTTGTTCATGATGACTGGGAGTCTCCAACATTAGGTGCGTGGGGACTTGGATGGGAAGTATGGCTTGACGGTATGGAAATAACGCAATTCACTTACTTCCAGGCAGTTGGTGGGATAGAGCTTGATCCTGTGCCTGTTGAGATAACCTATGGCTCAGAAAGAATTGCTATGTATCTTCAGGATGTAAGCAATGTTTTTGACCTAAAGTGGAATGAAGAGATAAAGTACGGGGATTTGCAAAGAATGTTTGAGTATGAATACTCGGTGTATAACTTTGAACTTGCGGAAGTTGGGATGTATTTTGAGTTGTTCAATAACTATGAGAAAGAAGCTAGAAGGCTTATAGAAAGGAGACTTGTTTTTCCTGCGTATGATTTAACAATAAAGTGTTCACACATTTTTAACATTTTGGATGCGAGAAACGCTATAAGTGTTACTGAGAGGGCAAACTATATATCAAGGGTAAGGGAATTAGCATCTATGTGTGCTAGGATTTGGAAACAAATGCAAGAGGAGAGCGAGGAGGTTTAG